The genomic segment TATGTAAGGCTTCAGCGATATATAAAGGAGCATCTTAATACTAAAGAGAGAATAGATTCTAAACATACAGGAGTGAGCAGGAAGGGTGGTGGAGAACCCGAAGGTTCCTGAAAACCGTCACGAATGCTGAGCGGGACTGGGGAAAATGCAGCGGGTTTTCGAAGTCACCCTTTCTGATCACTCTGAAACTTCTGAGCGAAGGGGATGGTTAATCTCTGTAAATATCCTTCATAAAAGTATTTCATCAACCCTTACTCCTGATGCAACATCCACTACAAAAGCTTTTTTTCCCTCAGAAACGATAATGTTTGCCACATCCATAAAAGATTCTGGTGCATAAGCAAACATACATCCTCCTCCGCCTGAGCCACTTATCTTTCCGCCGTGCGCTCCTTTTTGTTTCGCAAGATTAAGCATCCTGTTGATTACAGGGGTTGAGGTTTTAAACATATCCCTTAACAACTGATGTTGCATGTCCAAAAATTGACCAAATATTTTTGGGTCAACCTCTTTTTTTGACAGAATTTTTAGCCCCTCATTCACATAATCTCTATTTTTGATGGTCCCTTTTAGTAATAATCCCTCTTCTGGCGAAAGTTTATTACTAAATCTCTTCACATCCTGTTCTTTAAAGAATCTTAGTTTTTCAAGGTTTAAATCTGGCTCTAACTTTTTAATAACGTCAAGTCGGCCATATCTTAATTTTTTAAGGAGAGTAAGCGTATCTTTGGGTTGCAATGAATCTCCTATCACAAATTTTCCCAACCTTGATGGCAACCTCTTAATTATTGAAGGATTAACACCACAATCAATGTAGTTAACCCCACCCAGGGCAATAGCAAAGTGGTCCATCCATCCACCAGGCTCGCCAAATTCTAAAACCTCTGCCTCATATGAAAATAAAGCAATCTGCTCCAGGTCATTAAATCTCGGGTCATTAAAGGCTGTTAAAAGAAATTTTGTCCATGCTACAACCAATGCTGAAGAACTCGAACACCCTCCTCGCATCGGTATCTCACTATGCACCTCACAATCAAACCCATGGGTAATCTTGATTGCCTTATTTTGAAGCACGTTAACCACACTCCTCCAATAATCTCTCTCCTTCTGATAAGGAACCTTTCCTTCTACCTCAAAGACTTCATAATCATTAATATCCGGTAAATTGATGTTAA from the Acidobacteriota bacterium genome contains:
- a CDS encoding galactokinase family protein — encoded protein: MRRNVKTAPMKFLSVSAPGRICLFGEHSDYMKLPVIASAINLRIRISGTPRNDKRFNINLPDINDYEVFEVEGKVPYQKERDYWRSVVNVLQNKAIKITHGFDCEVHSEIPMRGGCSSSSALVVAWTKFLLTAFNDPRFNDLEQIALFSYEAEVLEFGEPGGWMDHFAIALGGVNYIDCGVNPSIIKRLPSRLGKFVIGDSLQPKDTLTLLKKLRYGRLDVIKKLEPDLNLEKLRFFKEQDVKRFSNKLSPEEGLLLKGTIKNRDYVNEGLKILSKKEVDPKIFGQFLDMQHQLLRDMFKTSTPVINRMLNLAKQKGAHGGKISGSGGGGCMFAYAPESFMDVANIIVSEGKKAFVVDVASGVRVDEILL